The sequence AGCGCCTAATCCTGTACAAAATAAAGAGTTTACTCGCTTATTAGGAAAAACGTTTCATCGCCCAGCCTTAATGACCGTACCTGAAAGTATATTACGTTTAATTATGGGAGAAAGTGCCACATTGGTGTTAGGTGGGCAACAGGCAATCCCAGAAAAGCTACTTAATGCTGGCTTTGAATTTCGCTACCCTCATTTAGAAGAGGCACTAAAAGATATTATAACCACAGGAAAATAATCTCTTTTTATTTGGAATAGATATTCTACCTAATAAATACTCTAAATAATTCAAGATGTAGCTAGGCGACAAGTAAATGAGTCGCTAGGAGCATACACTAGTATGTCACTAGTGCGAATGAACTCAGTCAACAACGCTACACCTTGAAGTATGACGAACATACTTAACGAGTGGGCTTATCACCCTCCCACCGTTGAAACAAATCGTCAGGCAACTCAATCTCAAACTGATCAAGTACACGATTCACCGTTTGATTAACAATATCATCAATCGTTTTGGGCTGAAAATAAAATGCCGGTACTGGTGGCATAATCACAGCACCTAACTCAGCAGCTTGCGTCATTAATCGCAAATGACCTAAATGCAGTGGCGTTTCACGCACACATAGCACTAATTTACGTCCTTCTTTTAAGACCACATCCGCCGCACGAGTGACTAAGGTATCTGTATAGCTATGAACAATACCTGACAAACTTTTGATTGAGCAAGGTAATATGACCATTCCATTGACTCGGAATGAGCCTGAAGAGATCGATGCGCCAATATCGCGATCGTCATAAATCACATCCGCTAAAGCATGAATATCTTTTAGCGAATAATCTGTTTCTAATGAAATAGTACGGCGTGCAGCTTGGCTAATCACTAAATGTGTTTCAACTGACGGCACAGATTTTAGTATTTCTAATAAACGTATACCGTAAATTGCACCACTAGCACCTGTTAGCCCAACTATCAGCTTTTTCATTATAATCCTCAGAATATATACCTTTGTTAATCATTATGATGATTAACCCTCAAAAAACAAGCGTCGATGCAGAACACACTGGCATCGACGCTTTATAAGGGAGATATCTTACCGAAAAATTAGCCTTCGTTATAGATTTCCAAATTTTCTATTTCATTCTGATCACGAATTTTATGTTCATCATCACGACGTAG comes from Proteus vulgaris and encodes:
- a CDS encoding UbiX family flavin prenyltransferase, which translates into the protein MKKLIVGLTGASGAIYGIRLLEILKSVPSVETHLVISQAARRTISLETDYSLKDIHALADVIYDDRDIGASISSGSFRVNGMVILPCSIKSLSGIVHSYTDTLVTRAADVVLKEGRKLVLCVRETPLHLGHLRLMTQAAELGAVIMPPVPAFYFQPKTIDDIVNQTVNRVLDQFEIELPDDLFQRWEGDKPTR